The Pieris brassicae chromosome 3, ilPieBrab1.1, whole genome shotgun sequence genome contains the following window.
CTTTGGTGACAAGAAGTCTTACACCTTATACCTAAAAGACTACATGAAAAAGTGAGTGCTTTGTGACGAGTAATATAGCATTAAGCTTAATTACGAATTGTTTGTGAAAAGTACGTGAATAACATTTTCATAtggtatataaaaaacaacaaaacttGTTCAATTGTTCAACAATAACAACATTAACCATGACATGCTATCAGATAATTCAATTATGAAACTAGTAGTGCTTCAATGCATGTCAAGCTCATTGATGGCAGTAGTTTTATAGAAAAgtattgacaaataattgtctagatataaataagataagtTTTGTTGATATGGGGCATCATCTAATACCATGGTCAGTTGTCAATATTGTACCTTGGAGACTACGATGCTAgagaaaataactttaaatgaaataacattcattttataatgtcTGTTAATGAAGTGAAgcttacattaattttaaattagtggAATTAAAATGTGTCGacacactttttttaaattaaagtaaattttaaatatttcaggtTAGTTTCAACACTAGAAGAAAAATCTCCTGACCAAGTTGATGTGTTTAAAACTAACATGAACAAAGTAATGAAAGATATCCTGGGAAGGTTTAAGGAGCTACAGTTCTTCACCGGTGAATCTATGGACTGTGATGGGATGGTTGCCATGATGGAATACCGGGAACTCAATGGAGTTTCTACCCCAGTGATGATGTTTTTCAAACATGGTTTAGAGGAGGAAAAATTCTAACATAATATCTTAAGTGATACTCAGCATTATTCCAGACTAACGCCtatatcctttttatttatttacaatcatGTCCGTATGGCTTCGGCTTTGGCTACTCCCCGTCAAAAGGCTGAACTTTTGTAAAGATAAAATGTTgcatattattgtaataaattcaatgaACAATAACATGTCCTTTTTCATTTCTCTCATTGTATGCTTCGGCTAATGTAAAGGATTATTCTCTCACTTTTGTatgctaatttatttaattttaattaaatggttTCAcatgttacattttaatatatgttttttaagtagaacttttttcatttttatctgGAATATAATTGTCCTCAAGAATGCATAGTGATGTTGATGATCTTCTATACACTGTATGAGAGTATAGAAGATGGCTGCATCAAGACATTGCAAAAAGGCTTACAGAAAACTGTGGTTTTTGTTTGAAGTAACTTGGAGTGCAATGTGTTGGTGTGCGCCCCGTTTGAAGCTAAATGCAGTCTCACGTTAGAGCGAGTACAAAGTAAATTTACCTGTTACCTCTACAAGAGAGAATTTCTTTCAAGGATAGACCTATTTGTTTGTCGCTGGCTGGGTTCACAAgagtttctatattattagtaataataattatagtttctttattatatactagatGGCGCTAGCAGCCATCGCGGTTGGTTTGAAGTTGACAGAAGACTTCTGTGACACTTAGTGAAAGTCATCGGAGATTGAATTCAATAGTTTCGTTGAAGTGATGGGACTCgagtgattttttttcaccCGAGCCACTCGGTACTGGTAACTTTCGCACTCGAATGCGACTCGAGTCATTTTTTTTCACACGAGCCACTCGGTACTGGTAACTTTCGCACTCGAATGCGACTCGAGTCATTTTTTTTCACACGAGCCACTCGGTACTGGTAACTTTCGCACTCGAATGCGACTCGAGTCATTTTTTTTCACACGAGCCACTCGGTACTGGTAACTTTCGCACTCGAATGCGACTCGAGTCATTTTTTTTCACACGAGCCACTCGGTACTGGTAACTTTCGCACTCGAATGCGACTCGAGTCATTTTTTTTCACACGAGCCACTCGGTACTGGTAACTTTCGCACTCGAATGCGACTCGAGTCATTTTTTTTCACACGAGCCACTCGGTACTGGTAACTTTCGCACTCGAATGCGACTCGAGTGATTTTTATTGACTTCAGTATTAAAacgaataaaacaatattaattttacatagaaaatgTGTATTAATTATCGCATTCACGTAAAAGCTActcaaaaaaatgtaaaaaatagaattttccTTTAAACTATACTTGTCATACATAATCAAAAAACCTCTTATATGAACTATcagtaaaattgaaatattataatctactactaataatttctaatcgaattcaatttattctaacaaaaaacttttgagatccaaatataaacagttttattacgTTCTCACACATTTtaggtaataataaacatgttttaaaattaacttaaataaactcAATAAAAGTACagaaataatgtatttcttaTGAGATAACAAATTTAACTGAAATTTCTGTagtaactattttaaaaaatgatttgctcaattttttcccttgcaaacGGTTTCTTCTTTGATTACATATCAGcgcagttttaaaaaaaacatgttctTAAGAAACAGAAGCCGCTGGGAtgcataaatatttcatagctAATTACAGAACTGGCATAATTAGTTTCCTTTTCTCCCAGTAAGCAATAGGATCATCTTTTCTATCTAAGTATTTTTCGTCTTTGTATTTCTTCACCATGATAATAGCCAAGGCTAATGATGTTTGATTTGTAATACCTTCCGAAAGTTTTGTATCAAAATGTTCCCATAAATCATTTACATCCTTATTTTTAGGTTGCGGTTGGCTTGACGACTTCGAAGACTGCGATTCtgttttgatttgattacCTGAATTTGTGTCAATTTCATCAATAACTATTGAAACTACAAGTGCTCGCCACAAACTAAAAGTTTTATTGGATAATTGATCATGCATAGACCCACAAAGTAgttgtttctttatatattataactagaTGCCGCTAgtagaataaaataactattttgatACATATTTAACCATCACGGACGGCATAGCCCTATCAGCATTAGATTCTACGCCAAAACCAAATTTCATAAATCTCGGATCCCAGTAGGTAGATTTCGGAAAAGACTGCAGTAAGTTTTTTCAAGAGGTCTTAAAAGATCTGCTAATTCTTGAACCACTTCCCATTCtaagttttgtaaatttttggtGAACCAGGCATCGGACATAGTTGCTGATAAAGCAGTTTTAATTTTGAGCATTCTATTCAGCATTAAACATGTAGAATTCTAGCGTTATCGTTTCACCTCTAGGTGGGAAATGCTGACTAAACAGACGGTATTACTGTGTCAACCAGACATGGTGCAaggttataatataacaaagtcCCGCTTAAGAGTAAACTTACGGTTTTAGGTAAGCTTGCAAAAAGGAAAAGGGTAATATAGTTATTCCATACGAAGACGAGTCTGAGGATGTGGGGTTTTACTGTTTGAAGAGGTATTATCTGGATTATAAAGGAAACTATGCTCAAGCTAAACTAACATAGTATGAAGGGTCATTAAGGATATCATCTAAATCATCATTAATTGACTTAATAGGTAAATCGTGAATTAAGTTTAAACCATCAAGATTCACATGACGTAACTGATgtgttgaaatatttatatttactttggaAAATTCTATCAAATTACAACATCTGCCATTGATAATGGTAATGTTTGAAACAACAAGACTTATGGTAATTTCATAAACACTTTGCTTCAAAtctattttctttacaaaatGCGGCACAACCGGATGTCAAGGTAATTATTCCGGTTCCTGATATAACAAtgtcaattaatttatgataacATTCAATAGTCAGTTTCTCATCATTAGATTCAACATAAAACcctttgttattatttaatttatgccaGATATCAACTTTAccgtatataaattttgtattacaagTTTTAGGTAAATTTTCAACAGCTTTGGTGATTATTTCTGTTTTACATATTCGGTTATTGACAACACTGAGAATATTCTAAGAGTTACAAATATGCTGCTGTCCaatcattaaattacaagaatctatattatcaaaattaaaatataatttcttatcttcactaatacatataaaaggGTTTGTTGCAGTAATAAGTGCCAATGAATTTGGAGATGTCGGGTTATGAGGTA
Protein-coding sequences here:
- the LOC123707553 gene encoding translationally-controlled tumor protein homolog is translated as MRIYKDIITGDEMFSDTYRMKLVDEVIYEVTGKLVTRSQGDIKIEGFNPSAEEADEGTDSATESGVDIVLNHRLVETYAFGDKKSYTLYLKDYMKKLVSTLEEKSPDQVDVFKTNMNKVMKDILGRFKELQFFTGESMDCDGMVAMMEYRELNGVSTPVMMFFKHGLEEEKF